One region of Triticum aestivum cultivar Chinese Spring chromosome 6B, IWGSC CS RefSeq v2.1, whole genome shotgun sequence genomic DNA includes:
- the LOC123133939 gene encoding B-box zinc finger protein 22 has translation MLMKIGCDACGQAEAAVLCCADEAALCRRCDAAVHSANKLAGRHHRVALLSSAPAGSSSPGTGDDGGTHPACDICQEKTGYFFCVEDRALLCRSCDIAIHTATPHASTHRRFLITGVRVGVDQDHIGDVSGATVGSPSNNSANGSNSMPTSENFAIANGQRSEEGAGLIGGGEDDIGQQQQWPWSDIFAEDGVGMDQHQCYPGFSEPGSSSLTG, from the exons ATGCTCATGAAGATCGGGTGCGACGCGTGCGGGCAGGCGGAGGCCGCGGTGCTGTGCTGCGCCGACGAGGCCGCGCTGTGCCGTCGCTGCGACGCCGCCGTGCACTCCGCCAACAAGCTCGCCGGCAGGCACCACCGCGTCGCGCTCCTTTCCTCGGCGCCGGCCGGCTCGTCATCGCCCGGCACCGGCGACGACGGCGGGACCCACCCCGCCTGCGACATCTGCCAG GAGAAAACAGGCTACTTCTTCTGTGTGGAGGATAGAGCCCTCCTGTGCCGAAGCTGCGACATCGCCATCCACACCGCGACTCCCCATGCTTCCACCCACCGCCGATTCCTCATCACCGGCGTCCGCGTCGGTGTTGATCAGGACCATATCGGCGATGTCAGTGGCGCCACGGTCGGCAGCCCCAGCAACAACAGCGCCAACGGAAGCAATAGCATGCCCACCTCTGAGAACTTCGCCATTGCCAACGGCCAGCGgtcggaggagggggcggggctgatcggaggaggagaagacgacattgGCCAGCAACAGCAATGGCCTTGGAGCGATATTTTTGCTGAGGATGGCGTTGGCATGGATCAACACCAGTGCTACCCTGGCTTCTCTGAACCTGGTTCCTCCAGCCTCACCGGATGA